The following coding sequences are from one Lolium rigidum isolate FL_2022 chromosome 6, APGP_CSIRO_Lrig_0.1, whole genome shotgun sequence window:
- the LOC124662782 gene encoding protein GL2-INTERACTING REPRESSOR 1-like, which yields MSRNGGKVSKLESLRLSLSRARGGGGGQSSSTTARPGGGGGGGANASSPHRRSSSSSSTASPPSSCVSSEGSPDAAAGPPMVLAGCPRCMMYVMLSREDPRCPRCHSAVLLDFNDDEQRRPRPRQRR from the coding sequence ATGAGCAGGAACGGCGGCAAGGTGTCGAAGCTGGAGAGCCTGAGGCTGAGCCTGTCGCGGgcgcgaggtggtggtggcgggcaGTCTTCGTCCACCACGGCGCGgccgggaggtggcggcggcggcggagccaacGCGTCGTCGCCCCACAGgcggtcctcttcctcgtcgtccacgGCGTCGCCGCCGAGCTCGTGCGTGTCGTCGGAGGGCAGCCCGGACGCGGCGGCCGGGCCGCCCATGGTCCTGGCGGGGTGCCCCCGGTGCATGATGTACGTGATGCTGTCCCGGGAGGACCCGCGGTGCCCCCGCTGCCACAGCGCCGTGCTACTCGACTTCAACGACGACGAGCAGCGCCGCCCGCGCCCTCGCCAGCGCCGGTGA